AAGTCCCTTCATCCGCACCATCTAAAATATGCGCCCTTAGCTCAGCTGGATAGAGTGTCTGACTACGAATCAGAAGGTCGGGAGTTCGAATCTCTCAGGGCGCACCAACTAGAACCGCACGTATAACTGTGCGGTTTTTCATTTATGTATGAGTAAGTCCCCTCTTGCGGTAAAAACCTTTGTGGTGATCACAGTAGGAAGGATTTTGTAACATGGATCATTAAGATATATAGAGGTGATAGATGTATGTCATAGCGAAAAGTTGAAATGAAGAAAGGGGTTGTAACCATGATCGAGCAAAAACAGCAAGTAGGCATTTGTTTTAAATTATCTGAAGAGCAGGAACAATTGCGTCGCTGGGCACATGGATTTGCAGAGAAAGAGATTCGACCAATTGCAGCAGAGTGCGATGAGAAAGAATTTTTTCCACTTGAATTGTTTCACAAAGCGACGAAACTGGGTTTTACCCAATACGCATTTCCAGAAGAAGTGGGGGGTGGAGGGCTGAAAAGTGTATTATCTACCTGTTTAATCGGAGAGGAACTATATTGGGGGTGTGCGGGGATAGCCACCTCGCTTTCTGCATTAGGGTTAGCAGGGCTTCCGATTCTTTACATGGGGAACGAGGAACAGAAGAAAAAATGGCTTACTCATCTTTGTGATAATAAAAGTCCAAAGCTGGGGGCAATGGCTTTAACTGAGCCGGAGGCAGGTTCAGACGTAAACGGAATGAAGACACGTGCGATCAGAGACGGAGATGAATGGGTGCTAAATGGTCGTAAACGATTTATTACTAATGGTGGGATAGCAGATCTTTATGTGGTATTTGCCCGCACAGATCCGGAAGGAAGTTATCAAGGGGTATCTGCTTTTATTATTGAGGCGAACACACCTGGATTGTCTGGGGGGAAGAAAGAGAAGAAGATGGGGATTCGTGCTTCCCATACAGCAGATGTGATTTTAGAAGATGTACGTGTACCGGCGGATCAACTCCTAGGACAAGAAAATATGGCCTTTTTCGGTGCGATGAAAATGCTGGAGTACTCTCGCCCTGCTGTTGCAGCAGCTGCTGTAGGGGTAGCCAGAGCAGCTTATGAGTATGCTTTGGATTATGCGCATACTCGCAAACAATTTGGTCGACCAATTTTTAAAAATCAGGCAATCGCTTTTATGCTCGCAGAAATGAGGATGAAAATTGATGCAGCAAGGCTTCTTGCTTGGCGTGCAGCCGACCAGGCAGATCGTGGGGAGTCTTGTGCGGTAGAAGGGAGTATTGCTAAAGCGTATGCAGCGGAAGTGGCAATGGAAGTGACGACAAATGCAGTACAGATTTTGGGGGGGAATGGTTACATGCGTGACTATCCCACAGAGAAGTGGATGCGTGACGCCAAGATATTATCCATCTATGAAGGAACGACTCAGATTCAGAAGAAAGTAATTTCTGCTGGTTTGCAATAAGAAAGTACTGTAGGGCCTGCTGGGTTCATATAGTTGAACAAATAAGAAAAGGTCGTAGAGTACGTTAACTATAAAGAGATAAGGTACTCTACGGTTTTGCCAAGGAGGTGCTACTACAGCAGTGCGAGCCAATAATTTATTAGAAGCGCTATATCGTTCAAAGGAACGCTTTCCTGATAAAGCAGCTTTGATGTGGAAAGAAGAGGGAGAACAAGAGTACCAACAGCTTTCTTATCTCCAGTTATGGGAACGAATTCGCCATGTAGCAAACGCCTTGACCCACATGGGAGTATCGACGGGCTCTAATGTAGCCATATTGTCCACCAGTCATCCTACATGGACGATTGCAGACTATGCCATTATGAGTTTGGGATGTGCGAGTGTCCCGATATATCCCACTCTCCCAGCGGAGCAAGTAGGGTATATTTTAAAAAATGCTGATTGTCGAATGGTTTTTGTGGAAGATGAGGTGCAGCTGGAAAAGGTACTTTCTAGTGATGAGGAAATGGACCATATTATTGTGATGAAAAACAAGCTTGTAACTGCAAAAAGTAACCGGATAGAAAGTTTCGCTGACTGCTTGCAACGTGGACGCGCCCATCCTCAATTTTCATGGGAAGAAAAAGCCTTATCCTTGCCGGAAAATCAGCTAGCTACGATTATACACACATCTGGAACAACAGGTGTTCCTAAAGGGGTGATGCTTTCTCACCGCAATTTCCTAGCCAATATCGAAGGTACTTTGTGGCACATGACGATTTTGCCAGAAGATGTACAATTGTCTTACCTCCCTCTTTCACATGTATTAGAGCGAATGGGAGGACAGTTTACGAGCCTTACAGTGGGTGCGACTCTTGCCTTTGCTCAGAGCATCGATACCATCCCGCAAAATATGAAAGAGGTTTGTCCCACTACGATGGTTACGGTACCGCGATTATTGGAAAAGGTGTATGCTCGTATTCATGAACAAATATCTACCTCATCATCGTTTAAACAACGAATTTTTAATTGGGCGCTGAAAGTGGGTAATGAGCGCTTCTCTTATATCATGGAGAGGCCTGTACACGAACGGTTATGGTGTTATCCAATTCCGTTAAGTTTATTGTGGAAATGGTTTTGGGCAGAGCGATTAGTATTTCGTAAGATCAAAGATCGTCTTGGAGGACGAATGAGAGGAATCGTGTCAGGGGGGGCACCTCTTCACCCTGATGTTCTACGATTTTTTTGGGCGATGGGAGTCCCTGTGCTAGAAGGATATGGGTTGACAGAAACTTCACCTGTATTGGCTGTAACACCTATGCATTCGATTCGTCCAGGGACAGTGGGGAATCCTCTGCACAATGTGGAAGTTAAGTTGGGTACTGATGGTGAAATTATCGCGCGTGGACCTAGTATTATGATGGGATATTATAAAAATAAAGAGGCAACCTGGCGGGTGCTTCAGGATGGATGGTTTCATACAGGGGATATAGGTGTTTGGGATGAGAGAGGGCATATCAAAGTGGTGGATCGAAAAAAGCGTCTTCTCATCTTATCGACGGGTAAAAATGTTGCACCTCGACCTATTGAAAATGAAATAACGAAAAGCCCGTATATCGCTCAGTCGCATCTCATTGGGCAAGGGCGGAAGTATGTGTTGGCAATTATTGTTCCGGATCGAGAAAATCTTCATTCTTGGGCGAAACAGCATCATATTGACAGCCAGGATAGAGAGAACTTTTTCCGTCATGCAACATTGCGGGCGATGTTGGAGCGGGAAGTGTATGGCCTGACGGAACGATTTGCTGACTTTGAAAAGCCGAAGAAGGTCATAGTGGCGTCGAGGGAGTGGACGGTCGAAGGAGGAGAACTTACGCCTACACTAAAGGTGCGTGGCAAAGTAGTTGAAGAAAAGTACCGGGATCAGATCGAACGTGCGTACAGAGAGGATGATCTCAATGCCTTAGATGCTGTTGCCACTGCAGCTGAAGAAGTAAGTGAATAGAGAGAAAAAACCGCCCTCCAGTGTGGAGAGGCGGTTTTTTGTTGTTCTACTATTCTCCGGCGTGGAAGTAGTAGGGGATTCGAATCGTACGTCCATACTTGGATACGAGGGTAATGTATCCTTGATAATCCTTCCCTAATTCTTTCCCTTCTCCAGATACCTTGACAGTGAAAGAGGCTGTTTTGTTTCTTTTTACCTTGATCTTCTGTTTGCTCAGCTCCAGGTCCGCTGAGTCCGTCTTAATACGGTATTGCTGATGAAACCCACTTGTATTGGTGATGTTTACTTTAATTTTATTTCTGTCTGCAGCGGTAACCTTGCCGAAACTAAGGCTTGCTGGCTCCGCTAGAGCAGCAGGGAGAAGTGCACGCCCGACGTGAATGATTCCTCCTCCTACTTCGAGTGGTAGTGCGTCGCTTTTCGGATTATAGGCAGTCCCGATTAAGGCGGACTTAATCTGCTGTGGAGTCCAATTAGGATGTGCTTGTTGTAGTAGTGCAGCAGCTCCAGCTACATGTGGGGCAGACATGGAGGTTCCATTATAGGAGGAGAGTCCGCCGCCAACGACACTTGAATATACATTAACCCCTACAGCTGCTACATCTGGCTTCAGTGTGTAATTAACTGTGGGACCGCGGGAGGAGAAGCGGGCAATCTGACGATCATTGTCCGTTAAGAATTCACGGACATCCATGGGTTCAAAGAGGGCTGAGCCTGCACCTGAGGTAATCCACTCTCCATCTTCAATGGTTACCATGACCATTGGAATGGTAGCTTCCTCTTCAACAAACATCCCAGAGGGATCACCTTCAGCATTGGTGATCAGAATAACCCCGATTGCTCCTTGTTCTTGAGCGGCGAGAGCCTTGGTGGTGAAGGTACAAGCACCGCGCTTTATAACTGCAATCTTTCCACTCAAATCTTCACTGATGCCTTCACATGCCATGCCTTCCCCATCGGTCACAATGTGCAAGGGGCCGTCGACAGCTTCGGTAACTGCTCCTCCAGGGTTGGAACTACCCACAGGGAGAGTACGAGTTTCACCGTCGATGGTTACATTGATAGATGTACCGAAGAAGTGTTTGTTACTGACAGCGGCTACCGTAATCGCGTTGTCCGCTGTGCCGGGTGAACCGATGGTCATCTGTCCGGGACCGTTGTTGCCAGCAGAGATAACCATGGTCATTCCTGCATCGGAGGCAGCATTTACCACTTCTGCTAACATATCAAACCCTGGTTCAGCAGGACCTCCCAAGCTCATGTTGGCGACATCCATGCCATCACGTACGGCTTGTTCAATCGCAGAAGCTATGTAGATGCTTTCTGCAGAACAGTCATCACAAGGGAATACATTATAGTTTCCCAGATATGCTTTGGGTGCAACACCACTTAGTTTGCTTTTTGCTGCTCCCGATGGATCTACGTAATTTTGAATTCCAGCGATGGTACCTGCTACGTGGGTTCCATGACTCCCTATCGCTTCAGGTGTGACATCCTCTTCAGGGCTAAATACCTTAGCTACAATCACTTTGTTACTTGTAAATTGGGTATCTCCCTTCGGGAAGCCTTCCGGCATGGAAAGGGACTCATCTGTTAGATAGGGATGGTTTTGATCAATCCCACTATCGATCACAGCTATTTTCATGCCTTCTCCAAGATAACCAGCGCGCCATGCCACTGTATCTTTAATAATAGAGTGGCTCTTATTCATTTGCGGGCGATACTGAATACTTTTGGCTACTTGAACAACTCCAGGGGCAGATTTTATCTTTTGTATCTCTTTGCTGCTTGCCTTAACGGCGAAGCCGTTTAGTGTGAGTGAGTATTCTTCTACAATGTCTGTGCTTGGAGTTTTTTCTTTAGCCCATTTTTTAAAAGAACCGCGCCTTTGAGCTAAGTATTTTTCGTATGCTGCAACTTCTGTTTTAGAAGTATCTATCTTTTCGTCTGCCGCTACGGCTGTAGGGGCATATCCTTTGACGCCACCATCGTACATGGCAACAGGTTCGTCTGACAACTCAACATAGTAGTAGTCACTTCCAGTGGAATCAGCCGAGGAAGCGGGTACTTCTTTTCCTCCATCAATTGCGTTGGCAGGTAGAGAAAAACCAGCTAATGCAATGAAGAGGGCGAGCAAAAAAGCCGCCGTTTTTTGTGCAGGACGGGATCGGATCATAGATGTGAGTCCTCCTAAGGAATCATTTTTTTAGTTGATACACTATATGAATACGAGCAAATAATTAAAATTCCTGCTATATTTATAATTTTAATATAATTATTAAATATACGCATGGAAAGAGGTGTTTAAAAAAGAGTAGAATTGAGAAGAGGAGTCCCATTCTCCAAAAATAAGACCCACTACATGTGAGTCTTATTTTGGACGATCTTATTTGGAGGACAGAAGATCATTGTTAACGGCGTAGAGAGCTGCCTGTGTTCGATCCTCTAGATTAAGTTTTGCTAAGATGTTGCTAACATGTGTCTTTACAGTTTTGATACCAATATAAAGTTCTTCTGCTATCTGCTGATTGGTGCGGGCTTTTCCCAGCAGAGCAAGCACCTCTAGCTCTCGGGGGGTTAATGTCGAGATTTGCTGTGTGGGCTTTTGTGCGGATCGCTTCATGCGATTCATCAACTTGTGAGCCACTTGCGGATCGATACGAGCATCACCTTTAGTGGCGGCATGAATGGCATCTATAATCTCTTCTGCACTCGATGTTTTCAACAAGTAACTGAAAGCACCTGCCTCAATGACGGGGAAAAGTTTATCATCATGCAAATAACTTGTCAGGATTATAATCTTACTTTCAGGAGAACGAGCCAGGATGGCTTTTGTTGTTTCCACTCCATCCATTTTCGGCATGACAAGATCAAGCAGGATGATGTCAGGCTGTTTGCTCTCTACAAGTGGGAGGGCTTCCTTACCATTAGACGCTTCACCGATCACTTCAATCTCTTCTTCTGTTGCAAGATAAGTAACGAGACCGAAACGTACCATTTCGTGATCGTCTACTACGAGCACCTTTATCATTTGAATCATTCCTCCCAGCTTATTGGTATGCGTACTTCCATTTTGGTTCCTTTGCCTGGGAGAGAAATGATGGAGAAGGCTCCCCCCAGTTCCTGGGCACGCTCTTTCATGGACGTAAGACCATAAGAGGCACTCTTGTTTTCTCCTGTAACAAAGCCATTTCCATTATCTTGTACAGACAGGAGAATCATATTTTCTGTCTGTGTTCCTTTAACAGTGACGGTAGTTGCTTCACTATGGCGAAAAACATTGGACATTGCTTCTTGGAAAATGTAAAACAATTGCTTTTCTATTCCAGGTGGAATGTGAGTGTATCCTTCAATATGATTTAAGATCTCTATTTCAGTTTTATGGATCCATTCCGTGATGAAGCGAGTGATTCCATCGGCTAATCCTTCTCCCTCCAATTGGACAGGCCTTAGATGTAGGAGAAGAGCTCTCATTTCAGATTGTGCTAATCGGGAGAGACGGTGTAGCTTTTCTAACAAAATATGTTTTCTCTCAGGATGATTGCTACGCTCTTGCTTTAGGATGGCAGAAGCCGTCATCGAAATGGCGAATAGTTGTTGACTGACAGAGTCGTGAAGATCGCGAGCCAATCGATTTCGCTCTTCCGAAATGACGTATTGCTTCGCTTCATCAAACAGCTTTTTATTCTCATCGGTTAGTTTTTGCAATGTAGAGACTTGGCTTTCCAATCGTTCCGCCATCTTATTCCATTTAAGTGCAATTTCAGCAATCTCATCATTGCCTTCGACAGGAATACGATGAAAAAGGTGCCCATGAAAAAGATAGAGTGCTCCCTCCTGTAGTGGACGCAATTTTTGTTTGAAGCGGTGGGCTGTATAGAGTCCAAAAAGGGTGCCAACAAAAAGGAGTAGACTTAATAAACCTAGGACGGTCTTATTGGAAATGGAGGCATAAGTTATAATGCCAATGGAGAGAGTGGCTGAGATAAGGCTAATCAACCAGAAGGTGAGGATCCATTTCCACTGTAAACTGTGAAAAATTTTGATATTCATCATCGTCGCTCCTAAACCTTTAGCACTCTAATTTCTCCGACACTGAGGTTTACATTGAGTATAATTCGCTTTTTCGCCTCATGAAAGCCTTCTGTTTGAATCGTCAATTCTTTCGAGATTCCTTCTTGGATAGAACCGACAACAGTCATACTACCCAGTGAGATGGAGCTATGGATCTGTGCGGGGAGATTGGAAGGGATATAAACATTAATAGATCCAACCCAACCACGTATATCGAGCTGGATCTCTTTTTCATCCATTATCGCTTGTGTCAGGTTAACAGATAGCTCTCCAATGCCTAATTCGTAGCTTGCATCATCTAGTTCAAAGGGATTGTCACCAATCCTTGACTCCCCAATCCAGATTGTGTGTTTAGAAGCATTCTCTATTGTGAGAGGGGGGGTACGTTCTGCATTTCTCCCTTTTCCTTTCCGCTTCCGCAAGGAAAATGCTTTCTCATGGGTTAACACTTGTAGTCCGATGAAAATAATGATGAGAGGCCAAAACCAGTCCCAAAAGCTACGTACTTGTAGATAGGGAAGCCCCAAATTACTTAGTTGAACGTTTGTGGCAAATAGAAGAAAGAGAAGTCCGATCAAAAAGGAAGGGGACTGAAAAGGGTGTGTCTTATGGCGTTGTTTCCATGATTTGACCATAGTATTAAGTCCCAACAGGATGATGGGGATGGGCCAGAAGATGATAAAAATATCGGCAAAGTCATAGGGAATGATCTTTGAGTTGTTGAGTAGCGTGATGGATCCAAACAAAATGAGAGCGATGGCGAATAGGGTACGTCCATTTATGTTTTTTATCATTCATCTCATCCTTACCTAATAGAGTGTATACTCTTATCGTACGCTAAACCATGTGATCTCGCTATGGGAGCGTAGGAGGTTTTTTTCTCCGTCTGGGGACGGAGAGGAGGAGAGAGTAGAGCAAAATAAAAAGAAACAGGGTTCACTCTTTAGATGAAAGAGTGAACCCTGTTTCTTTTCAAGCTATAGCCTAAAAGGTGGAATCGATCGTGCCTCCACCTAAGCAGAGATCACCATCGTAAAAAACAACTGATTGACCGGGAGTTACGGCACGCTGCGGTTGCGTGAAGGCAACTTTAACACCGCCTTCGTGTGCAAAGACCGTAACCTTTTGATCCCGTTGCCGATAACGGAATTTGGCGGTACAAGTTAGTGGGTAAGTGGGTGCTTTACCGCTTATCCACGATAAATCGTGTGCTATCAAACCATCGGATAATAGAGCGGGATGATTGTGGCCCTGTCCCACATACAAAATGTTACGCTCCAAGTCTTTGTCGACGACAAACCAGGGCTCTCCAGTACCTGAACCGCCAATTCCTAGTCCTTGGCGTTGACCTAGGGTATAATACATTAGGCCGTCATGTTTGCCCTTTACCTTACCCGTATCTTTATCGTGGATTTCTCCTGGTTGGGCAGGAAGGTATTGGCTTAGAAATTCTTTAAAATCACGTTCTCCTATAAAGCAGATACCGGTGCTATCTTTCTTCTTAGCAGTGGCAAGACCGGCTTTTTCAGCAATCTGCCGTAGTTCTGATTTCTGATAGCCCCCGATGGGAAACAACGTCTTTGCGAGTGCATCGGGAGAGATGGCATGAAGGAAGTAAGTTTGATCTTTATTGGGGTCGGCACCGCGTAATAAACGGTATTCACCTTCGATTTGTTGGACATTAGCATAATGCCCAGTCGCGATATAATCGGCTCCCAGCTGCATCGCTTTTGTCAAAAACTCCCCAAATTTAATTTCACGGTTGCACATTACATCGGGATTGGGAGTGCGCCCTCGTCGATATTCTTCGAGAAAGTAAGCAAAAACTTTTTCTTTGTATTCCTGTTCAAAATTGACGGAGTAATAGGGGATGCCCAGCTGAGAACAGACTCTACGCACATCTTCGTAATCTTCCGTAGCTGTGCAGTGTCCGTTTTCATCGGTGTCATCCCAGTTTTTCATAAAGAGGCCGATTACGTCGTATCCTTGTTCTTTTAGTAACAAGGCAGAGACAGAAGAATCGACTCCTCCGGACATGCCGAGAACTACGCGTTTTCCTGTAGTGCTCATTAACATGACCTCCCTTCATGTAGGCTGGATATATGGAAAAGGAGTAAACCGGTTACGAGGTAATAGCTCCTATTCTTTCGTTTATAAACAAAAGTATAACACGGGCGTCAAGAATGAATATGATATGCTCGATTGTAAAGGAAAACGTATAGAAAGGGGTGTAGAGATGAAAAAGATATGGAAATGGTTCGTAGTTGTCCTCCTGATTGCCCTTGTATGGTATGGACGATCCTACTTGGAAGTAAATCCGAGTGAGATCAGACAATTTTTGTTGCAATTTGGTCCTTGGGCTGTACTTATTTATATTGGATTATACACGCTTCGTCCAATAATATTATTTCCTGCTTCTGTATTATCGTTAGCAGGTGGGCTAGCATTTGGAGCTGTATGGGGAACGGTGTTTACAGTTGTAGGGGCAACGTTTGGGGCTATATTAGCTTTTGTTCTCGCTAGAGGCTTAGGGCGAAAGGCGATTGCGAAGAGGTTATCGACCCGGATGATGAGCATTGATAAACAATTAGAAGAACGAGGGTTTATCGTTATATTGGTATTAAGGTTCATTCCCCTTTTTCCTTTTGATGGGATTAGTTATATGGCAGGATTATCACGCGTACGGCTTACTACCTTTACACTTGCTACCTTTATTGGAATTATACCAGGTACTTTTGCTTACGCTTTTGTGGGGAGTAGCCTTGTTGGAGGTTGGAAGCAGATTGCACTTGCTTCTGTTTTACTCGTAGCTATTACCATCTTCTCCTTTCTTTTTCGGAAGCGGGTAAAAGAATGGATAGGTGTGAAAGGGGAGTCAGTTGACGATGCTTGACACACATGCACGCAAACATATAGAGCCACTCTTTGTGGGGAGTGCTCAACTATTATTGAAATGGGGCTTAAGTGCAAATCAAGTAACATGGCTTGCTTTTGTTATAGGGATAACGACGGGTGCATGGTTGGTGATCGATCAAGTATGGCTTGCTGTCGCCGCTCTCTGGCTCTCTGGTTTCTTAGACGCAGTGGATGGAAGTATGGCTCGGCAAACGAAAACATCTGCATGGGGAACGGTTCTTGACATTACATTTGATCGCCTGGTAGAAATTTCGGTTATTATCGGTTTAGCTATTCGGTTTCCAGTAGCGCAATTGCCCCTCTTGTTATTATCAGTATCCATTATTGTATCGATGACGATATTTCTTACGGTGGGAGCATTATCAGAGAAACAGGGAGTGAAATCATTTTACTATCAAGCAGGACTGGCAGAGAGAACGGAGGGATTTCTATTTTTTACGGCAATGATGGTATGGAGTAAATACCTGGCCCTTATCACGATGCTATTTTTTATAGTAGAGATTTTTACAGCAACACAACGTTTGTTGGAGGCACGAAGGTTGCTAAAACCTAAGTGAGATTTGAAAAGTTGAGAAAGGAGCTAGTACGTTTCTCTTTCCTTTCTCTTCTCTTTTTTCGGAAAGAGAAAGTAGCTGGTTGAGATAACAAAATCAATAGTAAGGATGATTCCCCATATCATCAGCATCCCACTCATAACTTCCGTACGGGTGGGATCTTTTACGAAAGCGATAGTGAGGAGGAGTAAGCTGGCGCCGATCATGTAGGCGAGTAAGTGCCGCAGCCATCCGCTAAACTCATATTTAGCGTGTTCCCATCCGAAACGATGCTGAGGGGGTTGATCACCCCGCAAGATATAATAGTGTAATCGTTCATCAATCCAAGTGATCATCCGTTTACCAAATGCGAGTGATACTCCAATATAGACAGCGGCTAAGGCATGGGCAATGGTGGCAGTCGCTCCGTTATATAGATCTACTGCAGTGATGATGAGCAACATGAGGTCGATGAAAGGGCTTGCGGCCAATAGAAGAAAACTAAGCTTTTTTTTCTTCCATATGTACCGTACTAACAATCCACTCACGATGAAAACCCAAAAAAGAATTTCGCATGCTACAATTGTCCATGCAATGAGGTTCATGTGTTCCCCTCGCTTTATCCTTTATCAATGTATGAGCGTATCGTATCACCTCTCTTTAAATAATACAAGTGTATTATTTAGTTCCCGAAACCGGATTTATTTAGTTTTGTGGAGTTACATCCTAATAACCATCCAATCTTTTTCTTTCATATTTTCATAGAATAGTTAGTATAATGAGAGAGGAAGTGTAGGTATGGGTAAAAAATATATACGAAATCACCAAAAAAAAGTAACCAGTAAAGGGAGCAAGAGTGTAAATAAAAGTACAGCACTTGCGCTCAACCTTACCAATATTCATAAACAGCATCCACGAAATATATCTGCCATTACAATGAATGATACGGTAAGAGGGTATAATTTTACGCTGACAGAGGAGGTTCCTTCATTTGAAATATACAAAAATGTAACCTCGTACCCTATTGTTTTCGGGACAATCTCAGTTGAACGGCTTGCCACCTCTTCTTCAGATCCTCTAACAGTCGAAGTAACACTAATTAATGGTGCAACCAGGAGTTTTGATGTTCCTGCTGTGAATTCACAAAATACAAGTATTGTAAGGTCGTATCGAAATATTAAAAGTATTATACTCATCGGGGATTTATCAGGGGCAATTCTACCCATTATCGGCCTTTATTCACTTTCATTTAGTATTAGAGTACCAGTGCAAGCATGAGATAAAACAAGTTATATTAAATGGCCAACAATCGAAGCGAGTATCGAAGTAAGGGGAGATAGATCTTCATGCGTACATTGCTCTCCTTTTTGATACAATACGGATATGCCAAAACAAGTGGATCACGAGCAGCGGAAAAAGAAAATTGCTGAAGCGACATGGCGCATCATTTATGAACGAGGGGTAGAGGGGGCGAGCGTCAGAAATATTGCCGCGGAGGCGAATATATCGTTAGGATCTTTGCGTCACTATTTTCCAACACAGGAAGAGTTGCTGCGCTACGCGATGGAAGTGGTAAAAGAACGAGTAAAAGCTCGTATGATGAATATTGTAAGTGGCTCCCTCTCACTTCAGGAACAAGTTTTACAACTGGTTCTTCAGATGATTCCTACGGATGAAGAGTCGATGGCAGAAATGAAGGTATGGTATTCTTTTATCTCTCATTTCAGCCAAAAGGAAAAGGAATTTCAAATTGAAGAAGATGGGATATACCAGGGATTGCACCTTATTTTAAAACAGCTAGAGCATAGGGACATGTTATGTGAATCTGTAGATGTTGAGGTAGAAGCAGAACGATTGTATGCGCTTGTAGATGGTTTAGCAATACATGTAATGTTAAATCCGCAGCGTCTTTCTTACGAGCGCATTGTTCTCGTTGTGAAGACCCATCTTCACTCTCTCTATCGTGAAGGGATATGTAAAGAGTAGAGGGAAGAATCTGAGATCATCCATTGATTGATGGGCAGGTTGTGACTGATGCGTACTAATGCATCATTAAGGGTAAACAAAAGTGGAGAGAGGTAAAAAGGGGCGGTGTGATGGATCATAAACAGGAAAATAAGAAGAAAAGGCGTAAAAATCTAGGTGCGAGTATAGCGATTGGGGTAGGGGTTGGGACTGCTTTAGGAGTAGCGTTTGAACAACTTCCTCTCTTTCTTGCCTTAGGAGTTGCTCTTGGGGCGACGGGGATGTTTGGACTCCTCAATAAATGAAGGGAGAGATAATAAAAGAATGAAGCTCCTCTATTTGAGGAGCTTCATTCTTTTATTATCTCTTTAACCTTTGTGCTCGTTCTAGTGCTTTTTGTGGCTCCATGCGAGAAGTGTAGTCGGGATCAGCTTCAACGTAGTCGA
This sequence is a window from Mechercharimyces sp. CAU 1602. Protein-coding genes within it:
- a CDS encoding acyl-CoA dehydrogenase family protein, with product MCFKLSEEQEQLRRWAHGFAEKEIRPIAAECDEKEFFPLELFHKATKLGFTQYAFPEEVGGGGLKSVLSTCLIGEELYWGCAGIATSLSALGLAGLPILYMGNEEQKKKWLTHLCDNKSPKLGAMALTEPEAGSDVNGMKTRAIRDGDEWVLNGRKRFITNGGIADLYVVFARTDPEGSYQGVSAFIIEANTPGLSGGKKEKKMGIRASHTADVILEDVRVPADQLLGQENMAFFGAMKMLEYSRPAVAAAAVGVARAAYEYALDYAHTRKQFGRPIFKNQAIAFMLAEMRMKIDAARLLAWRAADQADRGESCAVEGSIAKAYAAEVAMEVTTNAVQILGGNGYMRDYPTEKWMRDAKILSIYEGTTQIQKKVISAGLQ
- a CDS encoding long-chain fatty acid--CoA ligase, translated to MRANNLLEALYRSKERFPDKAALMWKEEGEQEYQQLSYLQLWERIRHVANALTHMGVSTGSNVAILSTSHPTWTIADYAIMSLGCASVPIYPTLPAEQVGYILKNADCRMVFVEDEVQLEKVLSSDEEMDHIIVMKNKLVTAKSNRIESFADCLQRGRAHPQFSWEEKALSLPENQLATIIHTSGTTGVPKGVMLSHRNFLANIEGTLWHMTILPEDVQLSYLPLSHVLERMGGQFTSLTVGATLAFAQSIDTIPQNMKEVCPTTMVTVPRLLEKVYARIHEQISTSSSFKQRIFNWALKVGNERFSYIMERPVHERLWCYPIPLSLLWKWFWAERLVFRKIKDRLGGRMRGIVSGGAPLHPDVLRFFWAMGVPVLEGYGLTETSPVLAVTPMHSIRPGTVGNPLHNVEVKLGTDGEIIARGPSIMMGYYKNKEATWRVLQDGWFHTGDIGVWDERGHIKVVDRKKRLLILSTGKNVAPRPIENEITKSPYIAQSHLIGQGRKYVLAIIVPDRENLHSWAKQHHIDSQDRENFFRHATLRAMLEREVYGLTERFADFEKPKKVIVASREWTVEGGELTPTLKVRGKVVEEKYRDQIERAYREDDLNALDAVATAAEEVSE
- a CDS encoding S8 family serine peptidase, whose protein sequence is MIRSRPAQKTAAFLLALFIALAGFSLPANAIDGGKEVPASSADSTGSDYYYVELSDEPVAMYDGGVKGYAPTAVAADEKIDTSKTEVAAYEKYLAQRRGSFKKWAKEKTPSTDIVEEYSLTLNGFAVKASSKEIQKIKSAPGVVQVAKSIQYRPQMNKSHSIIKDTVAWRAGYLGEGMKIAVIDSGIDQNHPYLTDESLSMPEGFPKGDTQFTSNKVIVAKVFSPEEDVTPEAIGSHGTHVAGTIAGIQNYVDPSGAAKSKLSGVAPKAYLGNYNVFPCDDCSAESIYIASAIEQAVRDGMDVANMSLGGPAEPGFDMLAEVVNAASDAGMTMVISAGNNGPGQMTIGSPGTADNAITVAAVSNKHFFGTSINVTIDGETRTLPVGSSNPGGAVTEAVDGPLHIVTDGEGMACEGISEDLSGKIAVIKRGACTFTTKALAAQEQGAIGVILITNAEGDPSGMFVEEEATIPMVMVTIEDGEWITSGAGSALFEPMDVREFLTDNDRQIARFSSRGPTVNYTLKPDVAAVGVNVYSSVVGGGLSSYNGTSMSAPHVAGAAALLQQAHPNWTPQQIKSALIGTAYNPKSDALPLEVGGGIIHVGRALLPAALAEPASLSFGKVTAADRNKIKVNITNTSGFHQQYRIKTDSADLELSKQKIKVKRNKTASFTVKVSGEGKELGKDYQGYITLVSKYGRTIRIPYYFHAGE
- a CDS encoding response regulator transcription factor codes for the protein MIKVLVVDDHEMVRFGLVTYLATEEEIEVIGEASNGKEALPLVESKQPDIILLDLVMPKMDGVETTKAILARSPESKIIILTSYLHDDKLFPVIEAGAFSYLLKTSSAEEIIDAIHAATKGDARIDPQVAHKLMNRMKRSAQKPTQQISTLTPRELEVLALLGKARTNQQIAEELYIGIKTVKTHVSNILAKLNLEDRTQAALYAVNNDLLSSK
- a CDS encoding sensor histidine kinase, giving the protein MNIKIFHSLQWKWILTFWLISLISATLSIGIITYASISNKTVLGLLSLLLFVGTLFGLYTAHRFKQKLRPLQEGALYLFHGHLFHRIPVEGNDEIAEIALKWNKMAERLESQVSTLQKLTDENKKLFDEAKQYVISEERNRLARDLHDSVSQQLFAISMTASAILKQERSNHPERKHILLEKLHRLSRLAQSEMRALLLHLRPVQLEGEGLADGITRFITEWIHKTEIEILNHIEGYTHIPPGIEKQLFYIFQEAMSNVFRHSEATTVTVKGTQTENMILLSVQDNGNGFVTGENKSASYGLTSMKERAQELGGAFSIISLPGKGTKMEVRIPISWEE